In a single window of the Deinococcus aetherius genome:
- a CDS encoding phosphotriesterase family protein gives MSAQTVTGPVEAAQLGLTLPHEHVIFGYPGYQGDVTLGGFDREAVLAECLRVAEAVKARGVKTIVDATPNECGRDPLFLRDVSERSGLNILCSSGYYYEGEGGTTYFKFRFSLGAGVEEVYEMMLREVTEGIGGTGIRAGVLKLASSRDEITPYERVFFQAAARVQRETGVPIITHTQEGTQGPQQAELLVGEGADPGRIMIGHMDGNTDPDYHRETLRHGVNIALDRIGLQGIVGMPLDSDRLRVLEALLGDGYANRILLSHDSIWHWLGRPLPMPEAMLPAVKDWHPTHLFDDILPELERRGITRAQIEQMTVGNPARVFG, from the coding sequence ATGAGCGCACAGACCGTCACCGGACCTGTCGAGGCCGCCCAACTCGGCCTGACCCTGCCCCACGAACATGTGATCTTCGGCTACCCCGGCTATCAGGGAGATGTGACCCTCGGCGGCTTCGACCGCGAAGCTGTCCTCGCCGAGTGTCTGCGAGTTGCCGAGGCGGTCAAGGCTCGCGGAGTGAAGACCATCGTGGACGCCACGCCGAACGAGTGCGGGCGCGATCCCCTGTTCCTGCGCGACGTGAGCGAGCGATCCGGCCTGAACATCCTCTGCTCCAGCGGTTACTACTACGAGGGGGAGGGCGGCACCACCTACTTCAAGTTCCGCTTCTCGCTGGGCGCGGGGGTCGAGGAGGTCTACGAGATGATGCTCCGGGAGGTCACCGAGGGCATCGGGGGAACGGGCATCCGGGCGGGCGTCCTCAAGCTGGCGAGCAGCCGGGACGAGATCACCCCCTACGAGCGGGTGTTCTTCCAGGCGGCGGCCCGCGTGCAGCGCGAGACGGGCGTGCCCATCATCACCCACACGCAGGAGGGCACCCAGGGCCCGCAGCAGGCCGAACTCCTCGTGGGCGAGGGCGCCGACCCCGGCCGAATCATGATCGGCCACATGGACGGCAACACCGACCCCGACTACCACCGGGAGACGTTGCGGCACGGGGTCAACATCGCCCTCGACCGCATCGGCCTCCAGGGCATCGTGGGGATGCCGCTCGACAGCGACCGGTTGAGGGTGCTGGAGGCGCTGCTCGGCGACGGCTACGCGAACCGCATCCTCCTCTCGCACGACAGCATCTGGCACTGGCTGGGCCGCCCGCTCCCCATGCCGGAGGCGATGCTGCCCGCAGTCAAGGACTGGCACCCGACGCACCTTTTCGACGACATCCTCCCCGAGTTGGAACGCCGGGGGATCACCCGGGCGCAGATCGAGCAGATGACGGTGGGAAACCCGGCGCGCGTGTTCGGCTGA
- a CDS encoding hydroxyacid-oxoacid transhydrogenase — protein MTAGEHETIFTIEATPVKFGAGAAQDAGWELARLGVRRAFVVVDPGVRGVAGPILESLRAAGADLIEWGDVETEPSLGALNRAVAAAREASPDGFVAIGGGSAIDTAKVANLLTTHGGEIMDYVNPPIGGGRKPPSSLRPLLAIPTTSGSGSEATTVAILDLPELGIKTGISHRAMRPTQAIVDPELTRSAPGAVIASAGLDVVCHAAESFLGRPYTSRPRPASPDDRPPYQGSNPVADLWSAQAIRYGGEYLRRAVLDGGDVEARGLMMLSATMAGVGFGSAGVHIPHACAYPLAGLKHVYRHPGYPGEKVFVPHGFSVIVTAPAAFRFTFDADPEKHVRAASLLTGETYSPNDREALPNALIALMRDVGAPSGVRELGYDEADIPALVDGALKQQRLLAVAPKAPTADDLAQIFRDSMSNW, from the coding sequence ATGACGGCTGGCGAACACGAGACGATCTTCACCATCGAGGCCACCCCCGTGAAGTTCGGGGCGGGCGCCGCGCAGGACGCGGGGTGGGAACTCGCCCGCCTGGGCGTGCGCCGCGCCTTCGTGGTCGTGGACCCGGGGGTGCGGGGGGTGGCCGGGCCGATTCTGGAGAGCCTGCGCGCGGCGGGGGCCGACCTCATCGAGTGGGGCGACGTGGAGACCGAGCCGAGCCTGGGCGCGCTGAACCGGGCAGTGGCGGCGGCGCGCGAGGCGAGCCCGGACGGTTTCGTCGCCATCGGGGGGGGCAGCGCCATCGATACGGCGAAGGTCGCCAACCTCCTCACCACGCACGGCGGGGAGATCATGGATTACGTGAACCCGCCCATCGGCGGCGGCAGGAAACCGCCCTCCTCCCTGCGGCCTCTCCTCGCCATCCCGACGACCTCGGGCTCGGGGTCCGAGGCGACGACCGTGGCGATTCTTGACCTGCCCGAGTTGGGTATCAAGACGGGGATCAGCCACCGCGCGATGCGGCCCACCCAGGCCATCGTGGACCCCGAACTCACCCGCTCGGCGCCGGGGGCGGTGATCGCCTCGGCGGGGCTCGACGTGGTGTGCCACGCCGCTGAGAGTTTCCTCGGCCGCCCGTACACCAGCCGCCCCCGGCCCGCGAGCCCCGACGACCGCCCGCCCTACCAGGGGAGCAACCCGGTCGCCGACCTCTGGTCCGCCCAGGCGATCCGCTACGGGGGCGAGTACCTCCGCCGCGCCGTCCTTGACGGAGGCGACGTGGAGGCGCGGGGCCTGATGATGCTCAGCGCGACGATGGCGGGGGTGGGCTTCGGCTCGGCGGGCGTCCACATCCCGCACGCGTGCGCGTACCCGCTTGCTGGCCTCAAACACGTCTACCGCCACCCCGGCTACCCCGGCGAGAAGGTCTTCGTGCCGCACGGCTTCTCGGTGATCGTCACCGCCCCCGCCGCCTTCCGCTTCACCTTCGACGCGGACCCCGAAAAGCATGTGCGGGCCGCGAGCCTCCTGACGGGCGAGACGTACAGCCCGAACGACCGCGAGGCGTTGCCGAACGCCCTGATCGCCCTGATGCGCGACGTGGGGGCGCCGAGCGGGGTGCGCGAACTCGGCTACGACGAGGCTGACATCCCCGCACTCGTGGACGGAGCCCTCAAGCAGCAGCGCCTCCTCGCCGTCGCGCCGAAGGCTCCGACTGCCGATGATCTGGCGCAGATTTTCCGCGACTCGATGAGTAACTGGTAG
- a CDS encoding YraN family protein has translation MKGADAEDRAAAHLQALGREVVARNYRIPGGEIDLITREGGTLVFTEVRQRKNARFGGAAESVTARKLALMHRAAVTYLSREHGRDDLPCRLEVLTIDGAAETGRVTLIPLDGA, from the coding sequence TTGAAGGGAGCCGACGCCGAGGACCGGGCCGCTGCCCACCTGCAAGCCCTGGGGCGCGAGGTCGTGGCGCGCAACTACCGCATCCCGGGAGGCGAGATCGACCTGATCACCCGCGAGGGCGGAACGCTCGTCTTCACCGAGGTGCGGCAGCGGAAGAACGCCCGCTTCGGGGGCGCCGCCGAGAGTGTCACCGCACGCAAGCTCGCCCTGATGCACCGCGCCGCTGTTACGTACCTGAGCCGTGAGCATGGCCGCGACGACCTCCCCTGCCGCCTGGAGGTGCTGACCATCGACGGCGCGGCGGAGACGGGGAGGGTTACCCTGATCCCCCTGGACGGCGCGTAG
- a CDS encoding HAD family hydrolase, with protein MSLKLPTRPAGVLFDMDGVLMSNNAWHRQAWQEIASELLGLTLTVHDLDTKVDGGRNPEIIERLTGEAPDADLALRFHVAKETRYRDLARGHLREVPGLGEYLDALEERAVPFALVTSADAVNVEFGMEALSLGHRFGPRVLGEHVTRGKPHPEPFERGAALLGLDPRDCLAHEDAVNGVRSAAGAGCTVVALTTTAPPAPLLAAGAVRTVPDFTRWREWLT; from the coding sequence GTGAGCCTCAAGCTCCCCACCCGACCCGCAGGTGTCCTCTTCGACATGGACGGGGTGCTGATGTCCAACAACGCCTGGCACCGTCAGGCGTGGCAGGAGATCGCCTCCGAACTGCTGGGCCTGACGCTGACCGTCCACGACCTCGACACGAAGGTGGACGGCGGGCGCAACCCCGAGATCATCGAGCGGCTGACCGGGGAGGCGCCGGACGCGGACCTGGCCCTGCGCTTTCACGTCGCCAAGGAGACCCGCTACCGGGACCTGGCGCGCGGGCACCTCCGCGAGGTCCCGGGCCTGGGCGAGTACCTGGACGCGCTGGAGGAGCGCGCCGTCCCCTTCGCCCTCGTCACGAGCGCGGACGCCGTGAACGTCGAGTTCGGGATGGAGGCGCTCTCGCTCGGGCACCGCTTCGGGCCGCGCGTGCTGGGCGAGCACGTCACGCGCGGCAAGCCCCACCCCGAGCCCTTCGAGCGGGGGGCGGCGCTCCTGGGCCTCGATCCCCGGGACTGCCTCGCCCACGAGGACGCCGTCAATGGGGTAAGAAGCGCGGCGGGTGCGGGCTGCACGGTCGTGGCACTGACGACCACGGCTCCCCCCGCCCCCCTGCTCGCGGCGGGCGCGGTGAGGACCGTCCCCGACTTCACCCGCTGGCGAGAGTGGCTGACTTGA
- a CDS encoding putative dsRNA-binding protein codes for MTGINPKGDLIARLTALGLGTPTFDATSEGPPHELTFHATVTVAGRVLGEGEGRNKREAERAAAEAALAALDAGRGTPQSGEPSGAWPIYAPVLAEALEVALELADEGAGVDDVRREAARLYRDLLADLGHGPGEG; via the coding sequence ATGACGGGCATCAATCCCAAGGGGGACCTGATCGCGCGCCTCACGGCGCTGGGGCTGGGCACGCCGACCTTCGACGCGACCTCGGAGGGTCCGCCGCACGAGCTGACCTTCCACGCGACGGTCACGGTGGCGGGCCGCGTGCTGGGCGAGGGCGAGGGCCGCAACAAGCGCGAGGCCGAACGGGCGGCGGCGGAGGCGGCCCTCGCGGCGCTGGACGCCGGGAGGGGAACGCCCCAGTCGGGCGAGCCGAGCGGCGCGTGGCCCATCTACGCCCCCGTCCTCGCCGAGGCGCTGGAGGTCGCCCTCGAACTCGCGGACGAGGGCGCGGGCGTGGACGACGTGCGCCGGGAGGCCGCCCGCCTGTACCGCGACCTCCTCGCCGACCTCGGGCACGGGCCGGGAGAAGGGTGA
- a CDS encoding Uma2 family endonuclease, producing the protein MSDPAFRRMSVEEYLRTEEKNPYKREYVGGFVYPLHAHAGASRAHVRISVNVTAALNADALREGCHLYQSDMKLAVEGNSTFFYPDVMLVCDRLSGSEDAETAPCLLVEVLSSSTAAHDRVGKYTAHTALPSLQTCLIVEQDERRVYAYTREGGKWELQELVGQGSIPLPCLGRALTLNEIYAGVLWVVTQHQAALGADRGGGQGVRGGPGHGASGGRAYLGQGRAGWT; encoded by the coding sequence TTGAGTGATCCCGCCTTCAGACGGATGAGCGTGGAGGAGTATCTCCGTACCGAGGAGAAAAACCCCTACAAGCGCGAATACGTCGGCGGGTTCGTGTATCCGCTCCACGCGCATGCGGGGGCAAGCCGGGCTCATGTCCGTATCAGCGTGAATGTCACCGCCGCACTCAACGCCGACGCGCTGAGAGAGGGCTGCCACCTTTACCAGTCTGATATGAAACTCGCTGTAGAGGGCAACTCCACCTTCTTCTATCCAGACGTGATGCTGGTCTGTGACCGGCTCAGTGGAAGCGAGGATGCCGAGACGGCTCCCTGTCTTCTCGTCGAAGTGCTGTCCTCCAGCACCGCCGCTCACGACCGCGTGGGCAAATACACCGCGCATACCGCCCTTCCCAGCCTCCAGACCTGCCTGATCGTCGAGCAGGACGAGCGGCGCGTGTACGCCTACACGCGGGAGGGTGGCAAGTGGGAGCTTCAGGAACTCGTGGGGCAGGGCAGCATTCCCCTCCCCTGCCTGGGCCGTGCGCTCACCCTGAATGAAATTTATGCCGGGGTGCTTTGGGTCGTAACCCAGCACCAGGCGGCGCTCGGGGCGGATCGGGGCGGAGGGCAGGGCGTCCGGGGCGGGCCGGGTCATGGGGCCTCCGGTGGGCGAGCATACTTGGGGCAGGGACGGGCGGGCTGGACGTGA
- the uvrB gene encoding excinuclease ABC subunit UvrB yields MLRVKSDFTPSGDQPTAIRSLVDGLESGLRFQTLLGATGTGKTYSMAKVIEETGRPALVMAPNKILTAQLAAEFREFFPEAAVEFFISYYDYYQPEAYVPGKDLFIEKDASINQEIERLRHSTTRSLLTRRDTIVVASVSCIYGLGDPAEYRALNLILKVGEKVSRDEILGRLVTMQYERNDLEMSPGRFRAKGDTVEVWPSYDEQPLRIELWGDDVDRIQVVHPVTGDRLGDLDATIVYPAKHYVSSAGNIERAIVTIQQELDERLEYFKSVGKLLEAQRIKERTLYDLEMLKVLGYCSGIENYSRHIDGRVPGATPYTMLDYFPDDFVTFIDESHVTVPQIGGMANGDRARKQTLVDYGFRLPSAMDNRPLNFQEFLTKTGQTVFVSATPGPFEREVSDGVADQIIRPTGLVDPPVTVSPIKGQIEDLLGRVRERAAKGERTLVTTLTKRMAEDLTEYMLEKGVRTRYMHSDIDSVERQVIIRDLRLGHYDVLVGINLLREGLDLPEVSLVAILDADKPGFLRSERALIQTIGRAARNLNGEVVLYADEITPAMRSAMDETARRREKQVAYNLEHGITPTTVIKGVRNVIRGEETPDEITSENVGGDRDALTSQLTDLELDMWQASEDLDFERAASLRDQIRAIEARLQGKEFKQATVPGQKVRRKGRR; encoded by the coding sequence ATGCTACGGGTAAAGTCCGACTTCACCCCCTCCGGAGACCAGCCGACCGCCATTCGCAGTCTGGTGGACGGCCTGGAGTCGGGCCTGCGCTTCCAGACCCTGCTCGGCGCGACGGGCACGGGCAAGACCTACTCGATGGCAAAGGTCATCGAGGAGACGGGCCGCCCCGCCCTCGTCATGGCGCCCAACAAGATTCTGACCGCCCAGCTCGCCGCCGAGTTCCGCGAGTTCTTCCCCGAGGCGGCGGTCGAGTTCTTCATCTCCTACTACGACTACTACCAGCCAGAAGCTTACGTGCCTGGTAAGGACCTCTTCATCGAGAAGGACGCCTCCATCAACCAGGAGATCGAGCGGCTGCGGCACTCGACGACCCGCAGCCTCCTGACCCGCCGGGACACCATCGTCGTCGCGTCGGTGTCGTGCATCTATGGCCTGGGCGACCCCGCCGAGTACCGGGCGCTGAACCTGATTCTGAAGGTGGGCGAGAAGGTGAGCCGCGACGAGATTCTGGGGCGCCTCGTCACCATGCAGTACGAGCGCAACGACCTGGAGATGAGCCCGGGCCGCTTCCGCGCCAAGGGCGACACGGTGGAGGTCTGGCCGAGCTACGACGAGCAGCCCCTGCGGATCGAGCTGTGGGGCGACGACGTGGACCGCATTCAGGTCGTCCACCCGGTCACGGGCGACAGGCTGGGCGACCTCGACGCCACCATCGTCTACCCCGCTAAGCACTACGTCTCCAGCGCGGGGAACATCGAGCGGGCCATCGTGACGATCCAGCAGGAACTCGACGAGCGGCTCGAATACTTCAAGTCGGTGGGCAAGCTGCTCGAAGCGCAGCGCATCAAGGAACGGACCCTCTACGACCTGGAGATGCTCAAGGTGTTGGGCTACTGCTCGGGCATCGAGAACTACTCGCGGCACATCGACGGTCGGGTGCCGGGCGCAACACCCTACACCATGCTCGACTACTTCCCGGACGACTTCGTGACCTTCATCGACGAGTCGCACGTCACCGTGCCGCAGATCGGCGGGATGGCGAACGGCGACCGGGCGCGCAAGCAGACGCTGGTGGACTACGGCTTCCGCCTGCCATCGGCAATGGACAACCGCCCGCTGAATTTCCAGGAGTTCCTGACGAAGACCGGGCAGACCGTGTTCGTCTCCGCCACCCCCGGCCCCTTCGAGCGAGAAGTAAGCGACGGCGTAGCCGACCAGATCATCCGCCCGACCGGGCTGGTGGACCCGCCCGTCACCGTCAGCCCGATCAAGGGCCAGATCGAGGACCTGCTGGGCCGGGTGCGCGAGCGGGCGGCGAAGGGAGAACGCACCCTCGTCACCACCCTGACGAAGCGGATGGCCGAGGACCTGACCGAGTACATGCTCGAAAAGGGGGTCCGCACCCGCTACATGCACTCCGACATCGACTCGGTGGAGCGGCAGGTCATCATCCGTGACCTCAGACTCGGGCACTACGACGTGCTGGTGGGCATCAACCTGCTGCGCGAGGGACTGGACCTGCCGGAAGTCTCGCTCGTCGCCATCCTCGACGCGGACAAGCCGGGCTTCCTCCGCAGTGAACGTGCGCTGATCCAGACCATCGGACGCGCCGCGCGCAACCTGAACGGCGAGGTCGTGCTGTACGCCGACGAGATCACGCCCGCGATGAGAAGCGCGATGGACGAGACGGCCCGGCGCCGCGAGAAGCAGGTGGCCTACAACCTGGAGCACGGCATCACCCCCACCACCGTCATCAAGGGGGTGCGGAACGTGATTCGCGGTGAGGAAACGCCCGACGAGATCACCTCCGAGAATGTTGGCGGCGACCGCGACGCCCTGACCTCGCAGCTCACCGACCTCGAACTCGACATGTGGCAGGCGTCGGAGGACCTCGACTTCGAGCGGGCCGCGAGCTTACGTGACCAGATTCGGGCCATCGAGGCGAGGCTTCAGGGCAAGGAGTTCAAGCAGGCGACGGTGCCGGGGCAGAAGGTCAGGCGGAAGGGGCGGCGGTAG
- a CDS encoding LysR family transcriptional regulator: MELRHLRHFVALAEEEHFGRAAERVFVVQQALSNSIRNLEDEVGVPLVLRTTRRVQLTPAGREFLIGARETLAQAAQTVERARRAARGEVGHLTVGFVSGLAFGGLPEIVRSFRELYPNVSVDLRELTAQEQEAALRGGQIELGLMLLPVRDPGFDSRPLWRQPLVAALPAGHPLARKRRLKVGDLAGERFVFFPRHLRATYFDQVMRWCAASGFTPNVVQEAIEIPTLLSLVAAGIGVFLPIEFFSRLALPGVVYRPLEDAPVVEIVAVWRREAGRDPTLRAFLTVAREALEKGEDK, encoded by the coding sequence ATGGAACTGCGCCACCTCCGTCATTTCGTCGCCCTCGCCGAGGAGGAACATTTCGGGCGGGCCGCCGAGCGCGTCTTCGTGGTGCAGCAGGCGCTGTCGAACTCCATCCGCAACCTGGAGGACGAGGTGGGCGTGCCCCTCGTGCTGCGGACCACGCGGCGGGTGCAACTCACCCCGGCGGGGCGCGAGTTCCTGATCGGCGCGCGGGAGACGCTGGCACAGGCGGCGCAGACGGTGGAGCGGGCGCGGCGGGCGGCGCGGGGCGAGGTGGGGCACCTGACGGTGGGCTTCGTGAGCGGCTTGGCCTTCGGCGGCCTGCCGGAGATCGTGCGCTCCTTCCGCGAGTTGTACCCGAACGTCAGCGTGGACCTGCGCGAACTCACCGCCCAGGAGCAGGAGGCAGCCCTGCGCGGCGGGCAGATCGAACTCGGCCTGATGCTGCTGCCCGTGCGCGACCCCGGCTTCGACTCACGTCCCCTCTGGCGGCAGCCCCTCGTCGCCGCGCTGCCCGCCGGGCATCCCCTGGCCCGCAAGCGGCGCCTGAAGGTCGGGGACCTCGCCGGGGAACGCTTCGTCTTCTTCCCCCGCCACCTGCGCGCCACCTACTTCGATCAGGTCATGCGCTGGTGTGCCGCCTCGGGCTTCACCCCCAACGTCGTGCAGGAGGCCATCGAGATTCCTACCCTGCTCTCGCTCGTGGCGGCGGGCATCGGCGTCTTCCTGCCCATCGAGTTCTTCAGCCGCCTCGCCCTGCCCGGCGTGGTCTACCGCCCGCTGGAGGACGCGCCCGTGGTCGAAATCGTCGCGGTGTGGCGGCGGGAGGCAGGAAGGGACCCCACGCTGCGGGCGTTCCTGACGGTGGCGCGGGAGGCGTTGGAGAAGGGGGAGGATAAGTAG
- the aceE gene encoding pyruvate dehydrogenase (acetyl-transferring), homodimeric type, translating to MTKVPPRAGLSPQEREQLNNVETQEWLDSLAYVFANAGDDRAAQLLEDLDHYAYFHGAPIQFKQNTPYINTIDADQQPEYPGDLELERRIRNIIRWNAVAMVVKANKKSDGIGGHLATYASSAELYEVGFNHFFRGHGAGASRDLIFFQGHGSPGIYARSFLEGRFSEAQLNNFRRELSPDGPGLSSYPHPWLMPHYWEFPTVSMGLGPIQAIYQARFIKYLENRGLREKGDAKVWAFLGDGEMDEPQSTGALRFAAYENLDNIVFVLNANLQRLDGPVRANSKVIQEFEALFRGAGWNVIKVVWDSKWDELLAKDYNGAIVKRFEALVDGESQRYAAFGGKELREKFFNTPELQSLIEGWTDADLELLNRGGHDVKKIYAAYRQATEHRGSPTVIIARTVKGYGLGETAQARNVAHQVKKLEFDALKNLRDLLELPLTDEQVEHLDFYNPGPDSPEVKYALERRAALGGFVPERRVDYPHPTVPTGEFYEEFAAGSKGRAVSTTMAAVQVISKLLRDKGIGKYIVPIVPDEARTFGMDALVPRIGIYSPRGQTYQPVDAGSLMAYKESVDGQMLEEGITEDGAMASWIAAATSYANHGVPTIPFYVFYSMFGMQRIGDLVWAAADQRARGFLFGATAGRTTLAGEGLQHQDGNSLLQAYVVPNLKVYDPAFAYELAVIVERGIQRMYVDGIDEFYYVTIDNENEVQPAMPEDGRSHEEIRDGIIRGMYRFQASGNKKVKLRAQILASGPAMGAALEAVQKLEAYGVAADVWSVTSYKELHQEALAVQRHNMLHPTEKPGVSYVASQLSKENAPGVLISVSDYVKLGADGLNGHLDRKVWTLGTDGFGRSEAREELRDFFEVDARHVVLATLYALQQGGQVKGDVVQKAITELGIDPERMNPAVR from the coding sequence ATGACGAAAGTGCCACCGCGTGCAGGCTTGTCCCCGCAGGAACGCGAACAGCTCAACAATGTGGAGACGCAGGAGTGGCTCGACTCGCTCGCGTACGTCTTCGCCAACGCGGGCGACGACCGGGCGGCGCAGCTCCTCGAAGACCTCGACCATTACGCCTACTTCCACGGGGCGCCCATCCAGTTCAAGCAGAACACGCCCTACATCAACACCATCGACGCCGACCAGCAGCCCGAGTATCCCGGCGACCTAGAACTCGAACGCCGCATCCGCAACATCATCCGCTGGAACGCCGTGGCGATGGTCGTCAAGGCGAACAAGAAGAGTGACGGCATCGGCGGCCACCTCGCCACCTACGCGAGCAGCGCCGAGCTGTACGAGGTCGGCTTCAACCACTTCTTCCGGGGGCACGGGGCGGGCGCCAGCCGCGACCTGATCTTCTTCCAGGGGCACGGCAGCCCGGGCATCTACGCCCGCTCCTTCCTAGAGGGCCGCTTCAGCGAGGCGCAGCTCAATAACTTCCGCCGGGAACTCAGCCCGGACGGCCCCGGCTTATCGAGCTACCCCCACCCCTGGCTGATGCCGCACTACTGGGAGTTCCCGACCGTCAGCATGGGGTTGGGTCCTATCCAGGCGATCTATCAGGCGCGGTTCATCAAGTACCTCGAAAACCGGGGCCTGCGCGAGAAGGGCGACGCGAAGGTCTGGGCCTTCCTGGGCGACGGCGAGATGGACGAGCCTCAGAGCACCGGCGCCCTCCGATTCGCCGCGTACGAGAACCTCGACAACATCGTCTTCGTCCTGAACGCCAACCTCCAGCGCCTCGACGGGCCGGTGCGCGCCAACTCCAAGGTAATTCAGGAGTTCGAGGCCCTCTTCCGGGGGGCGGGCTGGAACGTCATCAAGGTCGTGTGGGACTCGAAGTGGGACGAGCTGCTCGCCAAGGACTACAACGGCGCCATCGTCAAGCGCTTCGAGGCGCTGGTGGACGGCGAGTCGCAGCGTTACGCGGCCTTCGGCGGCAAGGAGCTGCGCGAGAAGTTCTTCAACACGCCCGAACTCCAATCTCTCATCGAGGGCTGGACGGATGCCGACCTGGAGCTGCTCAACCGGGGCGGCCACGACGTGAAGAAGATTTACGCGGCGTACAGGCAGGCCACCGAGCACCGGGGCAGCCCGACCGTCATCATCGCCCGCACGGTGAAGGGCTACGGCCTGGGCGAGACGGCGCAGGCGCGTAACGTCGCCCACCAGGTCAAGAAGCTGGAGTTCGACGCGCTGAAGAACCTGCGCGACCTGCTGGAGCTGCCCCTGACCGACGAGCAGGTCGAACACCTTGACTTCTACAACCCCGGCCCCGACTCGCCGGAGGTGAAGTACGCGCTGGAACGCCGCGCCGCGCTGGGCGGCTTCGTGCCCGAGCGCCGGGTAGACTACCCGCACCCCACCGTGCCGACCGGTGAGTTCTACGAGGAGTTCGCCGCCGGGAGCAAGGGCCGCGCGGTGAGCACCACGATGGCCGCCGTGCAGGTCATCAGCAAGCTGCTGCGCGACAAGGGCATCGGCAAATACATCGTACCCATCGTACCGGACGAGGCGCGTACCTTCGGCATGGACGCGCTGGTGCCGCGCATCGGCATCTACTCACCGCGCGGGCAGACGTACCAGCCGGTCGATGCCGGGTCGCTGATGGCCTACAAGGAGAGCGTGGACGGGCAGATGCTGGAGGAAGGCATCACGGAAGACGGCGCGATGGCCTCCTGGATCGCCGCCGCGACGAGCTACGCGAACCACGGCGTGCCCACCATCCCCTTCTACGTCTTCTACTCGATGTTCGGGATGCAGCGCATCGGCGATCTCGTGTGGGCCGCCGCCGATCAGCGGGCGCGGGGCTTCCTCTTCGGGGCGACGGCGGGCCGCACCACCCTGGCGGGCGAGGGGTTGCAGCACCAGGACGGCAACAGTCTGCTTCAGGCGTACGTGGTGCCCAACCTCAAGGTGTACGACCCCGCCTTCGCCTACGAACTCGCGGTGATCGTGGAGCGCGGCATCCAGCGGATGTACGTGGACGGGATCGACGAGTTCTACTACGTCACCATCGACAACGAGAACGAGGTCCAGCCCGCTATGCCCGAGGACGGGCGCAGCCACGAGGAAATTCGTGACGGCATCATCCGGGGCATGTACCGCTTTCAGGCGAGCGGAAACAAGAAGGTTAAGCTCCGCGCCCAGATTCTCGCCAGCGGCCCGGCGATGGGCGCGGCATTGGAGGCGGTGCAGAAGCTCGAAGCGTATGGCGTCGCCGCCGACGTGTGGAGCGTGACGAGTTACAAGGAACTCCACCAGGAGGCCCTGGCGGTCCAGCGCCACAACATGCTGCACCCGACCGAGAAGCCGGGGGTGAGCTACGTCGCCTCGCAACTGAGCAAAGAGAACGCCCCCGGCGTGCTGATCTCGGTGAGCGACTACGTGAAGCTCGGCGCGGACGGCCTGAACGGGCACCTCGACCGCAAGGTGTGGACGCTGGGGACCGACGGCTTCGGGAGGAGCGAGGCCCGCGAAGAACTGCGCGACTTCTTCGAGGTGGACGCGCGGCACGTCGTCCTCGCCACCCTGTACGCCCTCCAGCAAGGCGGGCAGGTGAAGGGAGACGTGGTTCAGAAGGCGATCACCGAGCTGGGCATCGACCCCGAGCGGATGAACCCGGCGGTGCGTTAA